Proteins encoded in a region of the Ranitomeya imitator isolate aRanImi1 chromosome 9, aRanImi1.pri, whole genome shotgun sequence genome:
- the FAAP24 gene encoding Fanconi anemia core complex-associated protein 24 isoform X1, with protein sequence MGFMWSLFFAVMSVTQNTPVWAGASAVPYGHIIGSEKWRGSELAQLLQGKVKLLFEDGLGLVDFHLSHRACILYISETDLVSGNAFRRRLVRFRKASSLKGVVIAERTRLSDQYFPPVQNFVVLELGMALLPVTSQSEAAQLITHLVRERSKEGGSNPFIGKKRSHLCEAGILQTVQRIPGVGRVKALQLLQYFPSIQQLSNASLKELEAVVGRGIAGNIHSFLTQT encoded by the exons ATGGGTTTCATGTGGTCGTTGTTCTTCGCAGTGATGTCTGTTACCCAGAACACGCCAGTCTGGGCCGGGGCCTCCGCCGTTCCCTATGGACACATCATCGGGAGCGAAAAGTGGAGAGGAAGCGAACTGGCGCAGTTATTACAGG GGAAGGTGAAGCTGCTGTTTGAAGACGGCCTGGGGCTGGTAGACTTCCATCTGTCGCACCGCGCTTGCATCTTGTACATCTCGGAGACTGACCTGGTGTCCGGGAACGCTTTCAGGAGAAGACTCGTGCGCTTTCGAAAG gCCAGCAGCTTGAAAGGCGTTGTTATAGCAGAGAGGACTCGGCTTAGTGATCAGTACTTTCCTCCGGTGCAGAACTTTGTGGTGCTGGAGCTCGGCATGGCGTTACTCCCTGTTACTAGTCAGAGCGAAGCGGCTCAGCTAATAACTCATTTA GTACGAGAGCGAAGCAAAGAAGGGGGAAGCAACCCTTTTATTGGCAAGAAGCGCAGCCATCTTTGTGAAGCCGGCATCCTGCAGACCGTACAGAGGATACCAGGGGTCGGCCGGGTGAAGGCTCTTCAGCTCCTTCAGTATTTCCCTAGcattcagcaactttccaacgcttCCCTGAAGGAGCTGGAGGCCGTGGTGGGAAGAGGAATCGCTGGCAACATCCATTCATTCTTAACACAAACTTAA
- the FAAP24 gene encoding Fanconi anemia core complex-associated protein 24 isoform X2 gives MSVTQNTPVWAGASAVPYGHIIGSEKWRGSELAQLLQGKVKLLFEDGLGLVDFHLSHRACILYISETDLVSGNAFRRRLVRFRKASSLKGVVIAERTRLSDQYFPPVQNFVVLELGMALLPVTSQSEAAQLITHLVRERSKEGGSNPFIGKKRSHLCEAGILQTVQRIPGVGRVKALQLLQYFPSIQQLSNASLKELEAVVGRGIAGNIHSFLTQT, from the exons ATGTCTGTTACCCAGAACACGCCAGTCTGGGCCGGGGCCTCCGCCGTTCCCTATGGACACATCATCGGGAGCGAAAAGTGGAGAGGAAGCGAACTGGCGCAGTTATTACAGG GGAAGGTGAAGCTGCTGTTTGAAGACGGCCTGGGGCTGGTAGACTTCCATCTGTCGCACCGCGCTTGCATCTTGTACATCTCGGAGACTGACCTGGTGTCCGGGAACGCTTTCAGGAGAAGACTCGTGCGCTTTCGAAAG gCCAGCAGCTTGAAAGGCGTTGTTATAGCAGAGAGGACTCGGCTTAGTGATCAGTACTTTCCTCCGGTGCAGAACTTTGTGGTGCTGGAGCTCGGCATGGCGTTACTCCCTGTTACTAGTCAGAGCGAAGCGGCTCAGCTAATAACTCATTTA GTACGAGAGCGAAGCAAAGAAGGGGGAAGCAACCCTTTTATTGGCAAGAAGCGCAGCCATCTTTGTGAAGCCGGCATCCTGCAGACCGTACAGAGGATACCAGGGGTCGGCCGGGTGAAGGCTCTTCAGCTCCTTCAGTATTTCCCTAGcattcagcaactttccaacgcttCCCTGAAGGAGCTGGAGGCCGTGGTGGGAAGAGGAATCGCTGGCAACATCCATTCATTCTTAACACAAACTTAA
- the LOC138648758 gene encoding uncharacterized protein translates to MEKDGDLDTFLRAFEKACRQYRLPTDEWARYLTPGLKGKALEAFAALPQEQDGDYEAIKQALIAKYQLTPEVYRRKFRTLQRGPHDSYSDVVHGLGTHFDQWTQGLSVTTFAQLRDLMIKDQFFHLCPAEVRQFVMDREPKDVTKAAQIADAYEANRRSEVRKPVTTSWRGGKPATNASTPASQQTRGPVPVANSTRPTTEPRKCYTCHQTGHISPSCPTKQKNTPAKAPGPNAAVLLVGGVVGRVCDNVQHVTVGGHVATGLKDTGAERTLIRPELAAPEEIIPGKTLTVTGIGGISCPLPMARVFIDWGAGSGVKEVGLSDNLPTDVLLGTDLGRMFAYYV, encoded by the coding sequence atggagaaggacggagatttggacacttttctgcgggcctttgagaaagcctgcagacagtaccggctgcctacagatgaatgggcccgatacctgacaccagggctgaaaggtaaagctctggaggcgtttgctgccctccctcaagaacaagatggagactatgaggccatcaagcaggccctgatagccaagtaccagcttacacccgaggtgtaccgtagaaagttccggaccctccaacgtggcccacacgacagttacagtgatgtggtgcatggactggggacccactttgaccagtggacccaaggactgtcagtgaccacctttgcacagctgcgagacctgatgatcaaagaccagttctttcatctttgcccagctgaggtacgacagttcgtgatggacagagaacccaaagacgtgacgaaagcagcacagattgccgatgcctatgaggccaaccgtagatcggaagtgcggaagccagtcaccaccagctggagagggggtaagcctgcaaccaacgccagtacccctgccagccaacagaccagaggtcctgtccccgtggccaacagcaccagacctaccaccgaacctcgcaagtgttacacctgccatcagactggtcatatcagtccctcctgcccaaccaagcagaagaacaccccagccaaggccccagggcctaatgcagcagttcttttggtggggggtgtggttgggagggtgtgtgacaacgtacagcacgtcacggtgggaggccatgttgctacaggcctcaaggacaccggggctgaacgaaccctcatccgacccgaactggcggcccctgaagaaatcattccggggaaaaccctaactgtcactgggattgggggcatcagctgtcccttaccgatggcccgggtttttattgattggggtgccgggagcggggtgaaggaagtggggctgtcggataatttgcccactgatgttttgttgggaactgatttggggaggatgtttgcatactacgtc